The Rhodopseudomonas palustris genome window below encodes:
- a CDS encoding SMP-30/gluconolactonase/LRE family protein, translating to MSNVRILATDLAFPEGPVVMPDGSVVLVEIRAQQLTRVWPDGRKEVVAKVPGGPNGAALGPDGKMYICNNGGFGWFPSRGTMMPGAPAPHEYIGGSIQRVDLQSGQVETLFDKCGEHPLKGPNDLVFDQHGGLWFTDLGKRRARDMDVGAAYYIKPGMTEITEQVFGTLPLNGIGLSPDEATMYAAETPTGRLWAFDLSAPGEVKPRDVIYRGEKGKPICGLGGYQMFDSLAVEAGGNVCVATLVSGCISVIAPDGTLVEQVPTGDRVTTNIAFGGPDLKTAYITLSGKGELIAMDWSRPGLPLNFLNK from the coding sequence ATGTCCAACGTCCGCATTCTCGCCACCGATCTGGCGTTTCCCGAAGGCCCGGTGGTGATGCCGGACGGCTCGGTGGTGCTGGTCGAGATCCGCGCCCAGCAACTGACGCGGGTGTGGCCGGACGGGCGCAAGGAAGTCGTCGCCAAGGTGCCGGGCGGGCCGAACGGCGCCGCACTCGGCCCTGACGGCAAGATGTACATCTGCAACAACGGCGGCTTCGGCTGGTTTCCATCGCGCGGCACGATGATGCCCGGCGCGCCGGCGCCGCACGAGTATATCGGCGGCTCGATTCAGCGGGTCGATCTGCAAAGCGGCCAAGTCGAGACTCTGTTCGACAAATGCGGCGAGCACCCGCTGAAGGGGCCGAACGATCTCGTATTCGATCAGCATGGCGGCCTGTGGTTCACTGATCTCGGCAAGCGCCGCGCCCGCGACATGGACGTCGGCGCCGCCTACTACATCAAGCCCGGCATGACCGAGATCACCGAGCAGGTGTTCGGCACGCTGCCGCTGAACGGCATCGGCCTGTCGCCCGACGAGGCGACGATGTATGCGGCCGAAACCCCGACCGGACGGTTGTGGGCGTTCGATCTGTCGGCGCCGGGCGAGGTGAAGCCGCGCGACGTGATTTATCGCGGCGAGAAGGGCAAGCCGATCTGCGGGCTCGGCGGCTATCAGATGTTCGATTCGCTGGCGGTCGAGGCCGGCGGCAACGTCTGCGTCGCCACGCTGGTGTCCGGTTGCATCTCGGTGATCGCACCGGACGGCACCCTGGTCGAGCAGGTGCCGACCGGCGACCGCGTCACCACCAATATCGCGTTCGGCGGCCCCGATCTGAAGACCGCCTACATCACTCTGTCCGGCAAGGGCGAACTGATCGCGATGGATTGGTCGCGGCCCGGTCTGCCGTTGAATTTTCTGAACAAGTAG
- a CDS encoding GIY-YIG nuclease family protein, which yields MQEASAEEECFVYVLGCASAGRYLTYVGWTLDLDRRLAQHNAGTGARSTRGRAWVLIHSERFTCRRDAMSREWHLKRDRAFRRRLAAEAQARVAKAPKARKTVPARNKTRDRS from the coding sequence ATGCAGGAGGCTTCCGCCGAAGAAGAGTGCTTCGTCTATGTGCTCGGCTGCGCCAGCGCCGGCCGCTATCTCACCTATGTCGGCTGGACGCTCGATCTCGACCGCCGCCTCGCCCAGCACAACGCCGGCACCGGCGCGCGATCGACCCGCGGCCGTGCCTGGGTGCTGATCCATTCAGAGCGCTTCACTTGTCGCCGCGACGCAATGAGCCGCGAGTGGCATCTCAAGCGCGACCGCGCCTTCCGCCGCCGCCTCGCCGCCGAAGCGCAAGCGCGCGTCGCCAAAGCGCCGAAAGCCCGCAAGACTGTCCCAGCGCGTAACAAGACGCGTGATCGATCTTAA
- a CDS encoding DUF3297 family protein, with the protein MTDTQNIELPDRLSIEPSSPYYNADLLELDVGVRFKGQDKTNVIEYCVSEGWIRVAAGTAKDRFGNQLAIKVHGPVEPYIRPRS; encoded by the coding sequence ATGACCGACACTCAGAACATTGAACTGCCCGATCGTCTGTCGATCGAACCCTCCAGCCCTTACTACAACGCCGATCTGCTCGAGCTCGACGTCGGCGTCCGCTTCAAGGGGCAGGACAAGACCAACGTGATCGAATACTGCGTCAGCGAGGGCTGGATCCGCGTCGCGGCCGGCACCGCCAAGGATCGCTTCGGTAATCAGCTCGCGATCAAGGTCCACGGCCCGGTCGAGCCGTATATCCGCCCGCGCAGCTGA
- a CDS encoding glutathione peroxidase, producing the protein MASIYDFTAKSLAGKDVALKDFEGKVLLIVNTASACGFTPQYKGLEALQQKYGPRGFSVLGFPCNQFGAQEPGDEAQIAQFCSTNYGVSFPMFAKIDVNGAGAHPLYKFLKDEKGGLLGSAIKWNFTKFLVDRSGRVVSRHAPTTTPEALSKEIETLL; encoded by the coding sequence ATGGCGTCGATCTATGATTTCACCGCCAAATCGCTGGCGGGCAAAGACGTCGCGCTGAAAGACTTCGAAGGAAAGGTGCTGCTGATCGTCAACACCGCCAGCGCCTGCGGCTTCACTCCGCAATATAAGGGCCTCGAAGCGCTGCAGCAGAAATACGGCCCGCGCGGCTTTTCGGTGCTGGGCTTTCCGTGCAACCAGTTCGGCGCCCAGGAGCCCGGCGACGAAGCCCAGATTGCGCAGTTCTGTTCGACCAATTACGGCGTCAGCTTCCCGATGTTCGCCAAGATCGACGTCAATGGCGCCGGCGCGCATCCGCTGTACAAGTTTCTGAAGGACGAAAAGGGCGGCTTGCTCGGCTCGGCGATCAAATGGAATTTCACCAAGTTCCTGGTCGATCGGTCCGGGCGCGTGGTATCGCGGCATGCGCCGACCACCACGCCGGAGGCGCTTTCGAAAGAGATCGAGACCTTGCTATGA
- a CDS encoding amidase family protein, whose protein sequence is MQDIWRLPATELADLVRSRRVSAREVAEAALHRLDAVNPAINAVVDHKAEDALAQADAVDAALAKGETPGVLAGVPVTVKVNVDQQGFATTNGVTLQRDWIAKTNNPVVDNLRKAGAVIIGRTNTPAFSYRWFTANKLHGETLNPRDSSITPGGSSGGAAAAVAAGIGAIAHGTDIAGSVRYPAYACGVHGLRPTIGRVAAYNASSPERPICPQISAVSGPLARTIADVRLGLQALAQPDARDPWWVPAPLEGPPRDKRAALCIAPDDLAVVPEVRDALKDAARRLEAAGWIVEEIANTPPLREAAELQAQFWLGDGYQAMLDAAEREGDEGALACLHGNRDKAIGDLASYSKLLTRRATLTRDWQTLFETYAVLLMPVCGELPFPQRLDLKDEESFKRVWAAQMPQVGLPFMGLPGLTVSTGMVGRVPVGVQVVSGRYREDLCLLAGGAIEAGGAPPSPIDPVA, encoded by the coding sequence ATGCAGGACATCTGGCGCCTTCCCGCGACTGAACTGGCCGATCTCGTCCGCAGCCGCCGCGTCTCGGCGCGCGAAGTGGCCGAGGCCGCGCTGCACCGGCTCGACGCCGTCAATCCTGCGATCAACGCGGTGGTCGATCACAAGGCCGAAGACGCGCTGGCGCAGGCCGATGCGGTCGATGCCGCGCTCGCCAAAGGCGAGACGCCCGGCGTGCTGGCCGGTGTGCCGGTGACCGTGAAGGTCAATGTCGATCAGCAGGGCTTTGCCACCACCAACGGCGTGACGCTGCAGCGCGACTGGATCGCCAAGACCAACAATCCGGTGGTCGACAATCTGCGCAAGGCCGGGGCGGTGATCATCGGCCGTACCAACACGCCGGCGTTCTCCTATCGCTGGTTCACCGCCAACAAGTTGCACGGCGAGACGCTGAACCCGCGCGATTCCTCGATCACGCCGGGTGGCTCGTCCGGCGGCGCCGCCGCTGCAGTTGCAGCCGGGATTGGCGCGATCGCCCACGGCACCGACATCGCCGGCTCGGTACGCTACCCGGCCTATGCCTGCGGCGTGCACGGACTGCGCCCGACCATCGGCCGCGTCGCGGCCTACAACGCCTCGTCGCCGGAGCGGCCGATCTGCCCGCAGATCAGCGCCGTCTCCGGCCCGCTGGCGCGGACGATCGCTGATGTGCGGCTTGGACTGCAGGCGCTGGCGCAGCCGGACGCGCGCGATCCGTGGTGGGTGCCGGCGCCGCTCGAAGGCCCGCCGCGCGACAAGCGCGCCGCGCTGTGCATTGCGCCGGACGATCTTGCGGTGGTGCCGGAGGTCCGCGATGCGCTGAAAGACGCCGCGCGCCGGCTCGAAGCCGCCGGTTGGATCGTCGAGGAGATCGCCAACACGCCGCCGCTGCGCGAGGCTGCGGAGCTGCAGGCGCAGTTCTGGCTCGGCGACGGTTACCAGGCGATGCTGGATGCGGCCGAGCGTGAGGGCGACGAAGGCGCGCTGGCGTGTCTGCACGGCAATCGCGACAAGGCGATCGGCGATCTCGCCAGCTACTCGAAGCTGTTGACCCGCCGCGCCACGCTGACGCGCGACTGGCAGACCTTGTTCGAGACCTATGCGGTGCTGCTGATGCCGGTGTGCGGCGAACTGCCGTTCCCGCAGCGACTCGATTTGAAGGACGAGGAGTCTTTCAAGCGGGTGTGGGCGGCGCAGATGCCGCAGGTTGGCCTGCCGTTCATGGGCCTGCCCGGGCTGACCGTGTCGACCGGGATGGTCGGCCGCGTGCCGGTCGGCGTGCAGGTGGTGTCGGGACGCTATCGCGAGGATCTGTGCCTGCTCGCGGGTGGAGCGATCGAGGCCGGCGGCGCGCCGCCGTCGCCGATCGATCCGGTGGCTTGA
- a CDS encoding DUF6894 family protein, whose product MPRYFFNTRIGEELIPDPEGEELRDADHAWEVARATIREIVKTESAQLDLIRASLEVTDEEGDVLLEFPFSEAMLDLPESPRNRH is encoded by the coding sequence ATGCCGCGATATTTCTTCAACACCCGGATCGGCGAGGAACTGATTCCGGATCCGGAGGGCGAGGAGCTGCGCGACGCCGACCACGCCTGGGAAGTGGCGCGTGCCACGATCCGCGAAATCGTCAAGACCGAGAGCGCGCAGCTCGACCTGATCCGCGCCAGCCTCGAAGTCACCGACGAGGAGGGCGACGTGCTGCTCGAATTTCCCTTCAGCGAGGCGATGCTCGATCTGCCGGAGTCGCCGCGGAACAGGCATTGA
- the pip gene encoding prolyl aminopeptidase encodes MPLDPEAEAPSNQRPGADAPLSSQMLAVGDGHELYVESNGRADGIPAVYLHGGPGSGCQVDHRRLFDPQRFHAVLFDQRGAGRSRPKGGRDANTLPHLIADMEAIRRHYGFERWLVVGGSWGATLALAYAETHPERVTGLVLRATFLGTRAELETAFLSTLPRFYPALNDDFLSVLPEAERADPLGAYWRRILDPDPAVHAPAARAWGETEGILSTISPRRTRLDRAALTGNGPLPMTPFMEAHYFADDCFLEPDQLLRDAPKLAGIPGVIVQGRYDLLCPPSTAQRLAARWPEAELRTIDAAGHLLYDPGIRDAVIAGITDVAAKIAG; translated from the coding sequence ATGCCGCTCGATCCGGAAGCCGAAGCTCCGTCCAACCAGCGCCCCGGCGCTGACGCGCCGCTGTCCTCGCAGATGCTCGCGGTCGGTGACGGCCACGAACTCTATGTCGAAAGCAACGGCCGCGCCGATGGCATCCCCGCAGTGTATCTGCACGGCGGCCCAGGCAGCGGTTGCCAGGTCGATCATCGCCGGCTGTTCGATCCGCAACGCTTTCATGCCGTGCTGTTCGATCAGCGCGGCGCCGGCCGCAGCCGCCCCAAAGGCGGGCGCGACGCCAACACGCTGCCGCATCTGATCGCCGACATGGAGGCGATCCGCCGCCATTACGGCTTCGAACGCTGGCTGGTGGTCGGCGGCTCGTGGGGCGCCACGCTGGCGCTGGCCTATGCCGAGACGCATCCAGAGCGCGTCACCGGCCTGGTGCTGCGCGCGACGTTTCTGGGCACGCGCGCGGAGCTTGAAACCGCGTTTTTGTCGACGCTGCCGCGGTTCTATCCGGCGCTCAATGACGACTTCCTGAGCGTACTTCCCGAAGCCGAGCGCGCCGATCCGCTCGGCGCCTATTGGCGCCGGATCCTCGATCCCGATCCCGCCGTGCATGCGCCCGCGGCGCGCGCCTGGGGAGAGACCGAAGGCATTCTCTCGACCATCTCGCCGCGGCGAACGCGGCTCGACCGCGCCGCGCTGACTGGCAACGGGCCGCTGCCGATGACGCCGTTCATGGAGGCGCACTACTTCGCCGACGATTGTTTCCTGGAGCCGGACCAACTGCTGCGCGATGCACCAAAGCTCGCCGGCATTCCGGGCGTGATCGTGCAAGGCCGCTACGACCTCTTGTGCCCACCGTCCACCGCGCAGCGCCTCGCGGCGCGATGGCCGGAGGCCGAGCTGCGCACCATCGATGCCGCCGGTCACCTGCTCTACGACCCCGGCATCCGCGACGCGGTGATCGCCGGAATCACCGACGTCGCTGCCAAGATCGCCGGCTGA